The genomic window TgcttaatttcaataaaatacgGTAAATTCCCGgatgttatttaaattataaaatatcacgtgatgcTTAACAAGACGTATAATATTTGTAACGCCGTAATGCCGACCAGAAATAGGAAATATCTCATTTATCACATCAAGATATAAATTTACGATTATCgtgaagaatttaaattaatatacttttgTTTTTTAGCGGAAAATTAGGAAAATGTCATCGATCGTTGACAAGATTAAAGAAAGTTggtatcattttattattaatttttatattttaattttcattgctTAAAAATGGTTAGTGTTTTAgctattgatatttttttttttggaatactATTGAAAAGTTGAAGCCGAAATGGCACGTACACAAAAGAATAAAGCTACATCGTACCATCTAGGTACTTTGAAAGCTAAGTTAGCTAAATTACGTAAAGAACTTATGACACCTCAAGGAGGAAGCGGAGGAGGGGGTGGTGGTACGTTATTATCAACAATCAGAGTGAGGAATATTTATTACCTAAAAAGCATGTTTTTGTAAATACATTTTCTACCAATTAATACCCTTTGTTTTATTTGTGTAGTCGGTTTTGACGTAGCAAAGACGGGAGTTGCAAGAATAGGATTTGTTGGATTTCCATCAGTAGGGAAATCTACATTAATGTCTAAATTAACGGGAACATTTTCAGCAGTAGCAGCTTATGAATTTACAACATTAACAACAGTACCAGGAGTATTACAATACAAAGGagcaaaaattcaaatattagaTTTACCCGGTATAGTAGAAGGAGCTAAAGACGGTCGTGGTAGAGGCCGTCAAGTAATTGCAGTAGCACGAACATGTTCATTGATCTTTTTGGTTCTAGATGTATTGAAACCGCTTAcacataaaaaaatcatcGAAACAGAATTAGAAGGATTTGGGATAAGATTGAATAAACAGCcaccaaatatttattttaagaaaaaggataaaggTGGTATTAATATGACTAATACAGTACCCTTAACTAATCTAGATTTGGATCAAGTCAAAGCTGTATTGAGTGAATATAGAATTCACAATGCTgatgttaattttaaatgtgatGCTACTGttgatgatttaattgatGTGATTGAGGGAAGGATTTATATACCTGCTATATATGTTCTTAATAAGGTACACTGTCTCTAATGGATTAAGGAAGATTTTTATTCAAACTTATACTAAAGAAAGTTTATGTAGATCGATCAAATTAGTATTGAAGAATTagatttgatttataaaattccaCATGCAGTTCCTATTTCAGCTCATCATGAATGGAATTTTGATGAGTTATTAGATAAAACGTGGGAATATCTTGATTTAATTAGAATGtaagtaataaaatactacatttcattaatttatttaattattcacgtattgttttttctttcacTTTTAGTTACACGAAACCAAAAGGTCAATTACCAGATTATAGTGCACCAGTTGTATTAAGACAAAATCAACGCACAGTTGAAGATTTTTGCAACAGTATTCATAAAGGAATTGTCAAACAATTTAAATAGTAAGTAATTAATgatggaaattttaaaaaccttttttttatgaatttttaaacaatttttttttaatagtgcATTGGTATGGGGAAGCTCAGCTAAACATCAACCACAAAAAGTTGGATTAACCCATGTACTTAACGATGAAGATGTTGTACAGTTAGTCAagcaataatataaaataaaattgtattgatatttgttcaaaaaataagaaagaaatgGTATAggattatttttcattttgatttaattattaatgcaaATTTAACTTAATGCATATGCATATTTAATTcaagatatattatattctgttcatttaatgtaaatttggtttgctattatattataaattataaaatatcttgTTCATCATTCAatactatttctttttctttatgttTACTACTactattaagtttttttaatacagAAAATGGTTGTTCAAAAGCATCTTGTATTTTCTTTACCTAAATAAATacagaatatttaataataatctttttattgtttttattgttcaATCCATTTATTACCTTTTGTTCGCCAATTCCTGGACAGATCGACATATCTTCTGGTGTGGCttccataatattttttaaggaCTATAGTTACAAGTATTTGgagatataattttaatatacgcTCATTAATAGTatgtaattgataataatacataCTCCAAATGTGGATGCGAGAGTAACTACATCTGTCTTGTTAACAAATCTAATTTGTGTCATACAATGTGTTAGCTTTCaaatgatatataaataaaaattcaattttagtaattttagtaaattagttaaatataatatttgaatttgaatatacttacttttgataaataatcattttctattttttccaTAATCAAATCAGGCGGTTTGTGCTCAAAGACTTTATAAGTTTCTAAATATCTACCAGCTTCTTCtgaactataaataaaaaattttttaccttaTATCTTTACATTTAAgataagaaattaaatcaattaccTCCAAGATAATAtcattgtaaaattatttataacacaTATCTTTGTAAGTTCTCTTATAGATTCTTTATGACTATCCtgttaaaaaacataaaaacatgaaaaattaGAGAAGaaagtttaattttagaaataaattattagacaATCCTTACTGTATCAACAAGAACTAATAATATCCTTAATACATATGAATGTACTAATTTATCCATtctattgtaaatatattcaGGATGAAGTCGATGATATCTAAGACTAAAGTAGATTTTAAAATCGCATAAATTCATTTATGAAGCGTTAAATCAATGAACTTTACAATTTTTTGATGTACCTTAAGAATAAAGCACAAGTTGTTTGACCTACTACGTAATCAGGAACAATGTCACCAAATTCCCAAGGTACATTACGTATAAATTGTAATACAGGATTTCCTCTCTACAAAAGAGAGaagaatacatataataatcaGAATTAACCTCTCTTAATGAtagctaaaaagaaaatctttctTGGATATAAATACTTGACATCCGTTAACAATAATAGAATTCGTAGAATATCCAACACGTTTATTAATACTTGTCAAAGGTTTATTTGTATTGATTAATGATCCCTTATCTAAAACTTCTCttgaacattttaaaatatgatcaaATCTTATTGGACCCAGCAATTGACCTCCAAACCATCTTGTAACTACTACTACAACATTTTTTGCGTCTAATGTTTTTAACAATGTTAATACACGATTTCCTGCGTAAGTTTCTCCATCGTCATTATATTCTTCTATGATAGTTCCATCAGAAAGTTGTATACGAAAAGCTAATATATTATGCGTTGCTCCCTTTTCAGTTGCTTGTACTTCTCTCCAAAATGATTCCGCCCCTTCTTTACTTAGAACTTTTTTCGCATGTGCTACAAATTTACTTTTACGATCTATTATACTAGAACTGTGAAATAAAGTTAATGACGTATCATTATTTGTTTCAGTGTTAGTTACTTGTTGATTTGAGGCAGTCGTAGCAGTTTCCTCATTAATTCGCATTTCGTGTTCTGTCATGGTTTTTGGTTGTGAAAAAGTTGGTAATTTGACAATCTGATAGGCTAAATTAAGATCATCAGATaatggtaaaatttttaaatcgatTTTCGCACCAAAAATAGGGTTCTACACGGAATTTTATTCTTGTTATACTTGTTTACCGAAAAGCAGGAAAAATGGCGGACAAAGATAAAGATTTAGAAGATAATGAAGTAATAACCATTGAAAACGATGAagttgttaataaatataaaatggcAGCTGAAGTTTCGAATTGTACGtgttttatataatagtaattgTGATTTATTCACATGCTTGGAGATAGCGCTTTAGTTAGAATATCACAGTGGAAATAATAAGAATACAAGggagaatatttaataaacctTCTTCAAAATACTTTTAGGCGTGCTCAAAAAGGTGGTTGAATCCGCTGTGGATGGAGCGAAAATTATTGATCTTTGTGCAAAAGGCgataatttaattgaagaGAATGTAAAACTTCTCTTTacaaaagcaaaaaatattaccaaaggtaacaaaattttttaattttaaattatgtacTTTTCTTGTTAAATTTGCTTTTCGATTTGTATAGGTATTGCATTTCCAACTTGTGTATCAGTGAATCATATTATTTGTCATTTTTCTCCATTACCGTCCGATCCGGATAGTTCAGAAGTTTTAAAGAATGGAGATGTGGCAAAAATTCAGTTGGGAACACAAATCGACGGATTTGCAGCAATCGTAGCCACTACAATTGTTGTTGGAGCATCAAAGGAGAATCCTGTTAAAGGGCGCAGAGCGGATTTATTGACAGCTGCTCATTTAGCTTCTGAAGCTGCACTGAGATTGATAAAGCCTGGTTCGGGCAATATGAAAGTTACTGACACAATACAAAAAATTGCTAAAGCTTTCGATACGAATTCTGTGGAAGGTGTGAGAATATTATGcaaagattttttctttagatgaAACCTtaacgtaaaatttattttattataggtATGTTATCGTatcaacaagaaaaaaataatattgaaggTAAGAAGCAAATCATTCTCAATCCGAATGAAAATCAGAAAGTTGATAAAGTAGAATTTGGTGAGAACGAAGTATATGGTGTTGATATATTGATCTCTACTGGTGAAGGAAAGGTACGTTGTATTATTAGAGAATTTCttctataaaatcatattctttaaccttttcttaatttatatagCCTAAACCAACAACTAAACGTGTTACAGTGTATAAAAAAACCGATATAACTTATTTATTGAAGTTGAAAGCTTCTCGTCTTGTATATAATGAGATTAGTCAAACATTTGGAAGCTTTCCATTTCCTTTAAGAGCTCtgagtgatgaaaaaaaagctaAGATGGGCATAATTGAATGTACTAAACATTCGTTAGTAGCTCCATATGAAGtttatcaagaaaaagaagGCAAGCGTAAAATTTCcttattagatattttttaaagtgtttattaaaaatttttacgttTTATAGGAGAATTTGTTGCACAATTCTTTAgtacaattttattaactaaaaatgGAACTAGTATAATCACTGATACCTTATATGACCCAGAAACAGTTCaaagtgataaaaaattagaagatGAAGAAATTTTGCAATTACTATCTACTAGTGTTGGCAAAccgaagaaaaagaagaaaaagaaagcaaATACTGCTTCAACTGCTGCTGGAAGTGATAATACTATCAAAGAAGAAGTTGTATCAACTGAGGTATCAGCTGAAGCAAGTGGttaatggatttttttatttcgtatCGGAGTATCAGTAAATAATAGTTCAGAGGTGATTATagttttgtttatatttactCTTTTACTAATGTAAGTGTAGATAATGCTTTGCATGAAGTAAGTTATTACATGTTAATAAAGTGTAATAATTCaagtatttataaatcattctATTTCTTAATTcgatcattattaatatccaTTATAATTACcgaatattatattacaaataaataaatatttttttgcaaattctaCTATGAATAATAATCTTAATCGTACCAATCcaagaataataaaatgaaactagctattattaaaaagattaaaatccATTTTCTCGTATCAGAAGCTCTCTGTCTTGCTTGATGCAACATTAAATTTCCTTCTTGTACTCTATCAGTAGTGGCAATAGCTTCAGCATATAATTTATCTGTTTGTTGTGTTTGAACTGCTAAATGATTTGAAAGAACTGTTTGTAAATTTGATATCTCTAATAATGCTTTTTCTGCTTGactattaaattacaaaaatagaAGAGTCGGTTAATGGAATGAAGAATTTCCCTATTATAAAGCCCATAAACTCACTTGACTTGCTCCAGAGCAGTAGCTAATTCTTTCATCATTGTTTCATTTTCCATTTCCAACATCATTTTTTGTTCTGCTGTTAAACTTTGTTCTATTTCATCATCCTCTTCTTCTCCTATTGTACCTCTATTTAATCCcctatcatttttttctgatatctccttttcttcatttatcatcatttgaaGTGAAGGAGTAGAAGGCCTAATTGAAGCTGACTTATATAATGTACTAAACACAAAATTTAAGTCTTGTTGATAAATTAGgaaataacttaaataaatgattgaaATATTCACCTCTCACGTTTTTCGATTTCTTTCATGATCCTAGTTTCCTGTTGgtctttttgtatttttgatatttcagtTAATCGTTTGTTTAAATACCATGTTATACTACTGCGAATGGCTGCCAACATATCATGCTCAATCGAAAAAGCCGTTGATAAAAGTTTATTCCATGTATTAttcataattgaattttgtcGTTCTGtaatagtataatatttattaattaacaagaTAAACTCGATAAATCCGACATTTGAACCTACTTTGTTCAGACTCTTCCAATTTCTTGATTCGATCTAAACATTGTTGTATAACAATTTTAGCATGTAAATCAATTTCATCCCGTTCTTTATCTGTTAAAGTTGTAGAAGGatcaaatttcgttaaaaaaaatttatctttattatcgGATGCAGATGGACTAAGATAATTATAGACAGGTTTTAACTGCCGCGAAGAAGTATTTAAATAAGCTTTTCGAATTGAAagtaaaaatatctttaaattattgatatggaaagcctaaaataaaaagtagacgcagaaacaaaaataaacttaatattttaaatacactTTGTTAAGACTGTGGATGATTATTCTTACTATTCGGTAAGCTTCTTTTAGAAACTCGTCTTGTACTTCTCTGGCATTCTTTTTAGCTGGTGGCAATATATCATTACgttgtttctttttctctttttctaaAGTAgaattattacttaatatttcAGTGACTATTTTTCTGAATTCTGAAGTCAAGTCGACCATTTTTTTAGTTGTATTTTTCTCGATGATCACAGTGTTTTATtgttatatcacgtgacataTCTCCAAAATTGTCTAAATAGTGATTTTTCGCGATCTCGATTTTCTCTTTAGGATTCAAATGGCGACATTATACCGTTCTTTTAATACAAGCATTTCTCGCATTCTCGAAAAATCAACAAACAGAATAGCTTTTTCGGTAACTAgataaaacattaatttttcttataaaatttcttatgcCAAACCTTCTCTTTTTACCTTAGCCTTTATATAAACCATATCTTACTTCAAGTTTAAAAAGATATGGCGTTTTCTCAAGGTCCACGTTAGAAGTTAAAGGCTGGGTTTACAGTCCTGAAGTCTTTGAAGCTTTACAAGGAAATAAACCCCTTGTAGCTTTAGAATCTACCGTAATAAGCCATggtataaataatacaattcctcgtaaataaaaaatactttttaactTCTCCCATTGTTCAAGGTATGCAATATCCTCAGAATTTGGAAACAGCAGTAGCAATTGAAAATATAGTTAGGGAAAATGGTAGCATACCTGCAACTATAGCaattttaaatggaaaaattaaTGTAGGCAAGttctttatcaataataagattttatatatttctagtGATAATTGAATCTAAAGTTATTTCAACCTATAACCTATACAGGTTTGTCGTCTAATGGATTAGAGACACTTGCACAAATGGGACAAAAAGCAAGAAAAAGTTCTCGTCGAGATCTTGCATATGTTGTTTCACAGGTAATCATATTTATGTATTTGAACGTACTGGAATGACTAGgtgataatttctttttaaattaggGATTAACAGGATCTACAACTGTCTCCGGAACAATGGTTATAGCTCATCGTGCAGGAATTAGAGTGTTTGTTACTGGTGGCATAGGAGGCGTTCATTGGGGCGCAGAAAAATGTaagtgtaataataatattattattatcaaacgTGTTCATtctcattattttataaacagCTATGGATGTAAGTGCTGATTTGGTTGAATTGGGAAGAACTCCCGTAGCTGTTGTGTGTGCGGGAGTTAAATCAATATTGGATATTGAGAAAACTTTGGAATATCTGGTGAGAAATTagactttaatattatattaagcaattataattaacatttatttcttaattggTAAGGAAACTCAAGGTGTATCAGTAACAACATTTGGGGAAACGAGAGATTTTCCAGCCTTTTTTACACCAAGGAGTGGATTTATGGTAAGTAAATGTTTTGTATTTAAGGGCTTACCTATAATTGAGATTTCTTATGAAGTATTTGTTAGATCAGAATGTAATGAAAATTTCGATTTGGTTAGACAATTTCCTTTTCTTGAAACAGATTCCTGATATTATTgcgataataatattttattattattattatttttagagtCCA from Rhizophagus irregularis chromosome 8, complete sequence includes these protein-coding regions:
- a CDS encoding uncharacterized protein (MEROPS:MER0064643), which encodes MADKDKDLEDNEVITIENDEVVNKYKMAAEVSNCVLKKVVESAVDGAKIIDLCAKGDNLIEENVKLLFTKAKNITKGIAFPTCVSVNHIICHFSPLPSDPDSSEVLKNGDVAKIQLGTQIDGFAAIVATTIVVGASKENPVKGRRADLLTAAHLASEAALRLIKPGSGNMKVTDTIQKIAKAFDTNSVEGMLSYQQEKNNIEGKKQIILNPNENQKVDKVEFGENEVYGVDILISTGEGKPKPTTKRVTVYKKTDITYLLKLKASRLVYNEISQTFGSFPFPLRALSDEKKAKMGIIECTKHSLVAPYEVYQEKEGEFVAQFFSTILLTKNGTSIITDTLYDPETVQSDKKLEDEEILQLLSTSVGKPKKKKKKKANTASTAAGSDNTIKEEVVSTEVSAEASG
- a CDS encoding GTP-binding protein yields the protein MSSIVDKIKEIEAEMARTQKNKATSYHLGTLKAKLAKLRKELMTPQGGSGGGGVGFDVAKTGVARIGFVGFPSVGKSTLMSKLTGTFSAVAAYEFTTLTTVPGVLQYKGAKIQILDLPGIVEGAKDGRGRGRQVIAVARTCSLIFLVLDVLKPLTHKKIIETELEGFGIRLNKQPPNIYFKKKDKGGINMTNTVPLTNLDLDQVKAVLSEYRIHNADVNFKCDATVDDLIDVIEGRIYIPAIYVLNKIDQISIEELDLIYKIPHAVPISAHHEWNFDELLDKTWEYLDLIRIYTKPKGQLPDYSAPVVLRQNQRTVEDFCNSIHKGIVKQFKYALVWGSSAKHQPQKVGLTHVLNDEDVVQLVKQ